Below is a genomic region from Prochlorococcus marinus str. MIT 0918.
AGCATTGTTCTTGGGCCAAAGGCGAAGAGCGATCCAGATTTTGTTCCATGGGTAGGAACAAGTGCTGAATGGATCTTAAAAATCTCCACAGACATTTCGCTAATAATGAAATCTCAAGGGAAGGGCTTAGCTGAAGCATATAAAATAGTAAAACAAAAAAACGAGTCTAGATTGAATTGTGCACTTGACTGGGAACAACTAGCCAGAAGATTTAAATCACATAAAACAAGTAATGGGAAGAAAGGATTACGAGTTTGGAACCGAAACTACCGAACTCCTATTTCCCGCACATTGCTTATCCTTAGTGGAGAAACTGCTCTATCAAGTGGCTACTCGGTTTTAAAAACCCTTGTTGAACGTCATGGAGGAGAGCCTGGCTCAGCAAGCCGACGACTCCGGATCCAATACGCAGCGGAATTCCTACGCTTTGCCTTTAAGAATGGGGCTAATAGAAGTTGGCTACCACCAGAGGATCTGAATACATTTATTGGAGAGAAGGCAACTAATAAATAAAAACAAAAAAGGGAGTGCGTTGAAAGACACACTCCCTTTATCATCAAAGAGATTAGTTAACTTGCTATCACAAACGATGACGGAAACCAATTTGTGTTTTCCATGCGCCTGTTGAATCAACGTCTAGTTTCGCATTATTCCCTAAGTCAAAAGTTTGATCTCCTACACCTACCCATCCAGTCTCTATAAATACATCAACTGCGTCAGAAACATTTACGTTCAGTCCTCCAAGGAATTCATAAGTAAATGCAGTATCATCGCTATCGTTGGTACTAACACTAACAGTTGTACCGCTTACATCAACTGATGCAGTTATGCCATCCAAGTTAGTCTTAACTAGACCAGCTCTTGCACCTAAATATGGTGAGAATTTATTTCCTTCTTTATTGATGTCATAAAATCCACCTACTTTCAAGGAATGGTTCTCAAGATTTGTAGATAGAGGGGCTGTAACCGTAACACCACCTTCCATTATCTTAACGCTTTCAGTAGTAAACGATGAATACCCATAAGTACCTTCAACTCTCCAACTTCCAAAATCATAACCAACGCCTAAATTTCCTGAAAACCCTAG
It encodes:
- a CDS encoding outer membrane protein — its product is MSFRRKLLTVGLALGSIATPILADSFKPVQAGDEHSNWYMTIGSGFEKVSESNLKSKETGYTDVNGNMKYDLGFSGNLGVGYDFGSWRVEGTYGYSSFTTESVKIMEGGVTVTAPLSTNLENHSLKVGGFYDINKEGNKFSPYLGARAGLVKTNLDGITASVDVSGTTVSVSTNDSDDTAFTYEFLGGLNVNVSDAVDVFIETGWVGVGDQTFDLGNNAKLDVDSTGAWKTQIGFRHRL